The Fragaria vesca subsp. vesca linkage group LG2, FraVesHawaii_1.0, whole genome shotgun sequence genome includes a window with the following:
- the LOC101309020 gene encoding DNA-directed RNA polymerase I subunit rpa49-like, translating to MKKMKVGTEDAVIKVIRGNPERMAPLVGYFPSGFDPDPNSTNVGVFRHKQRGGTRLQLVVTPENEAKVDFVATSYAGEAQAGEYCSYGLGIFDKATRTLKIVPIANNKVFRLEPKVQGIDSSNENEKPASSVIGELSEHEKAEKRIQLHNLYGTKKSIRKNKKMQMLKRENDPDAHNDLDVIKQCMTTTEDLLEASEGHMVRNTPPFNASATTPQEAYPLDKIISTGEWKFLQDIHKPLKGESELPQFVRNRIHKLQQIEDEDKKNKLTCIFSYIMHLIKFNDLHSKERQGISSEKASSAKAHRFPGIIRDKFASMFDAESGSLSTEKRNLLISYVLVLTLFADEFQISLTDIATDLRMKSPDLRKHYEALGCKVSKKNNLLTVTLPVPLQFPSLKRKRSNR from the exons ATGAAGAAGATGAAAGTGGGCACCGAAGATGCAGTGATCAAAGTCATCCGGGGAAACCCTGAGAGGATGGCACCTTTAGTGGGCTATTTCCCATCCGGGTTTGATCCAGACCCGAATTCAACCAATGTTGGGGTCTTTAGGCACAAACAAAGAGGTGGTACTAGGCTTCAGCTTGTGGTAACCCCGGAAAACGAGGCCAAGGTTGATTTCGTCGCAACTAGCTATGCTGGTGAGGCTCAGGCTGGGGAGTATTGCTCTTATGGACTTGGTATTTTTGATAAGGCCACCCGCACATTGAAGATTGTGCCTATTGCTAATAACAAA GTATTTAGGTTAGAACCAAAAGTTCAAGGCATTGACTCCTCTAATGAGAATGAGAAGCCTGCAAGTTCAGTGATCGGAGAACTTTCTGAACATGAGAAGGCAGAAAAGCGTATACAACTTCATAATCTTTATGGAACAAAGAAGTCCATACGGAAG AACAAAAAAATGCAAATGTTGAAGCGCGAAAATGATCCTGATGCTCATAATGATTTGGATGTAATCAAACAATGTATGACGACCACGGAGGATTTGTTAGAAGCTTCTGAAGGCCATATGGTTCGCAATACCCCTCCATTTAATGCTTCTGCCACCACTCCCCAGGAGGCTTATCCACTGGACAAGATCATCTCGACAGGAGAGTGGAAATTCCTCCAAGATATCCATAAGCCTTTAAAAGGGGAATCTGAACTTCCCCAGTTTGTTAGAAACCGAATCCATAAACTGCAGCAGATTGAG GATGAAGACAAGAAGAACAAGCTTACTTGTATTTTCTCGTATATTATGCATCTTATAAAGTTCAACGATCTGCATTCCAAGGAGCGCCAGGGGATTTCCTCTGAGAAGGCCTCCTCTGCAAAGGCTCACAGATTCCCAGGCATCATAAGGGACAAATTTGCAAGCATGTTTGATGCAGAGTCAGGAAGTCTATCAACCGAAAAACGTAATCTTCTCATTAGTTATGTTCTGGTTCTCACTCTATTTGCGGATGAATTTCAAATAAGTTTGACAGACATAGCAACTGATCTGAGAATGAAAAGTCCAGATTTGAGGAAGCATTATGAGGCCTTGGGCTGCAAGGTGTCTAAGAAGAATAACTTATTAACTGTTACCCTTCCTGTCCCCCTCCAATTTCCATCACTGAAGCGGAAGCGAAGCAATAGATGA
- the LOC101309309 gene encoding putative UDP-glucuronate:xylan alpha-glucuronosyltransferase 3-like, with product MRVPSPSPVEPRHRLSASASDDAKRRPPRNKVKDVEKSLTALAQDRSLNCKPTLKLVLAVIIVGTFATFLFSPVIHIVDHRSSSESRLTSEDRLIRESVVPDLRYVSSLDINWYEISDVVGELTDIKDYQGVGLFNFNDDEIDHWKELLPDVEHIVLHLEHASNNITWDSLYPEWIDEEEDFEVPTCPSLPKIEIPGKPRVDLVALKLPCNRSGSWSRDVARLHLQLEAARLAASSKGYHQVHVLLVTDCFPIPNLFTRKELIVRKGNAWLFGPNLNTLRDKLQLPMGSCELAVPLKAKENFYSERAHREAYATILHSANLYVCGAIAAAQSIRMSGSTRDLVILVDETISEYHREGLAAAGWKIHSIQRIRNPKAEPEAYNEWNYSKFRLWQLTDYDKIIFIDADMLILRNIDFLFEMPEISATGNNATLFNSGVMVVEPSNFTFQLLMDHINEIVSYNGGDQGYLNEMFTWWHRIPKHMNFLKHFWEGDEPEKKERKTHLFQVDPPILYVLHYLGNKPWLCFRDYDCNWNVDFLQEFASDVAHKRWWKVHDAMPENLQKFCLLRSKQKAALEWDRRQAEKANYTDGHWKIKIKDRRLKTCFEDFCFWESMLWHWGEKNWTDNATVTPSPPAVTTASIT from the exons ATGAGAGTGCCTTCCCCAAGTCCCGTTGAGCCCAGGCACCGCCTCTCTGCTTCCGCAAG TGATGATGCTAAGAGAAGGCCCCCGAGAAATAAAGTTAAAGATGTAGAGAAGTCTCTTACTGCTCTTGCTCAAGATAGAAGCCTGAACTGCAAGCCCACCTTGAAACTTGTTCTGGCTGTTATAATAGTGGGGACTTTTGCGACATTTTTGTTCTCTCCAGTTATTCATATTGTAGATCATCGGTCTAGTTCTGAATCTCG GCTAACTTCTGAAGACAGATTGATAAGAGAGAGTGTTGTTCCAGATTTACGTTACGTATCATCATTAGACATTAATTGGTATGAAATTTCGGATGTTGTTGGGGAACTGACTGACATAAAAGATTATCAGGGAGTTGGCCTATTCAATTTTAATGATGATGAGATTGACCATTGGAAGGAACTCTTGCCAGATGTAGAACATATTGTTCTACACCTTGAGCATGCGTCAAACAACATAACATGGGACTCCTTGTACCCTGAATGGATAGATGAGGAAGAAGATTTTGAAGTTCCTACGTGTCCCTCTCTACCAAAGATTGAGATTCCTGGAAAACCACGGGTTGATCTGGTTGCTCTCAAGCTTCCCTGCAATAGGTCAGGCAGTTGGTCAAGAGATGTAGCTCGTTTGCATTTACAGCTTGAAGCAGCAAGGCTTGCTGCCTCTTCCAAAGGGTATCACCAAGTGCATGTGCTTCTGGTGACTGATTGCTTCCCAATCCCAAATTTATTCACCAGAAAAGAGCTCATTGTACGTAAAGGGAATGCCTGGCTTTTTGGCCCAAACCTGAATACATTAAGAGATAAGCTACAGCTCCCCATGGGGTCATGTGAACTAGCAGTTCCTTTAAAGGCTAAAG AAAATTTTTATTCGGAAAGAGCCCACCGAGAAGCATACGCAACAATCCTGCACTCTGCCAATTTATATGTTTGTGGAGCCATTGCTGCAGCTCAGAGCATTCGTATGTCTGGTTCAACACGAGATCTTGTCATACTTGTTGACGAAACCATCAGTGAGTATCATCGAGAAGGATTGGCTGCTGCTGGGTGGAAAATTCACTCAATCCAAAGAATCAGAAACCCTAAAGCTGAACCAGAAGCATACAATGAATGGAACTACAGCAAATTCCGTCTTTGGCAGTTGACTGATTATGACAAGATCATTTTCATTGATGCTGACATGCTTATACTGAGGAATATTGATTTCCTGTTTGAGATGCCAGAGATATCAGCCACAGGAAATAATGCTACTTTGTTCAACTCGGGTGTGATGGTTGTTGAACCATCAAATTTTACGTTCCAGTTGCTCATGGATCATATCAACGAGATAGTGTCCTACAATGGTGGGGACCAGGGGTATCTGAATGAGATGTTCACCTGGTGGCACAGGATTCCAAAACATATGAACTTCTTGAAACATTTTTGGGAAGGTGATGAGCCGGAGAAAAAGGAAAGGAAAACTCACCTCTTTCAAGTCGATCCCCCAATCCTCTATGTCCTCCATTATCTGGGTAATAAGCCATGGCTTTGCTTCCGCGACTATGACTGCAACTGGAATGTAGATTTTTTGCAGGAGTTTGCGAGTGATGTTGCACATAAAAGGTGGTGGAAGGTGCATGACGCTATGCCAGAAAACTTGCAAAAATTCTGTTTGCTTCGGTCTAAGCAAAAGGCGGCACTTGAGTGGGATCGGAGGCAAGCTGAGAAAGCAAACTACACTGATGGTCACTGGAAAATTAAGATAAAAGACAGGCGTTTGAAGACCTGCTTTGAGGATTTCTGCTTCTGGGAGAGCATGTTATGGCACTGGGGTGAAAAGAATTGGACAGATAATGCTACTGTTACTCCATCACCCCCTGCAGTTACTACTGCATCAATCACTTAG
- the LOC101309601 gene encoding uncharacterized protein LOC101309601 — MELSRTSAISFASLFITPRSFSSSHFPYPCLPLDKLSFPFRFAPNKSLALQARKRNSEPEQQPLVSPTIIQEVSEDDEDDDVILDDFDDEASMDDDFYGDESATDKAELYDGDGGGGGGVSLAGTWWDEKAFEIAEEVILTFEGDLKIYAFKTLPNFTIQVRIEKLSNKSGSPSMEDIEAFSRTYRTRLDEAELARSVPENLCLEVSSPGVERVVRIPQDLDRYKDRPMYVKYVTETDATGSLSESDGIFRLVSFDMETKCCIWGVADVRINREKAGKGRPLNKKQREWRLNTPFDSLRLVRLYSDI, encoded by the exons ATGGAATTAAGCAGAACCTCTGCTATTTCATTTGCATCACTATTCATCACTCCCCGTAGTTTCAGTAGCTCCCACTTCCCTTACCCTTGTCTCCCACTTGACAAGCTTTCTTTCCCATTTCGCTTTGCTCCCAACAAGTCCCTAGCACTGCAGGCTCGCAAGCGAAACTCAGAGCCTGAGCAGCAGCCACTTGTCAGCCCAACTATCATTCAAGAAGTTTCAGAGGATGATGAAGACGACGACGTTATCTTGGATGACTTTGATGATG AGGCATCAATGGATGATGATTTTTACGGGGATGAATCTGCGACGGATAAGGCTGAATTGTAT GATGGAGATGGGGGCGGAGGAGGTGGAGTTTCTCTTGCAGGGACATGGTGGGATGAAAAAGCATTTGAAATAGCTGAGGAAGTTATTCTCACCTTTGAGGGTGACTTGAAAATATATGCTTTTAAAACATTGCCAAATTTCACCATTCAAGTGCGCATTGAGAAGCTTTCGAATAA ATCTGGCTCCCCAAGTATGGAAGATATAGAAGCTTTCTCTAGAACCTATAGAACAAGACTAGATGAAGCAGAGCTTGCTCGATCAGTACCTGAGAACTTATGTCTTGAG GTGTCATCTCCAGGTGTAGAAAGGGTAGTTCGGATTCCACAAGATTTGGATCGATATAAAGATCGACCTATGTATGTGAAATATGTAACCGAGACGGATGCAACCGGTTCACTATCAGAAAGCGATGGTATTTTCAGGCTTGTTTCTTTCGATATGGAAACAAAATGTTGCATTTGGGGTGTAGCAGACGTGAGGATTAATAGAGAAAAAGCAGGAAAAGGGAGACCACTTAACAAAAAGCAGCGGGAATGGCGATTGAATACACCCTTTGATTCCTTACGGTTAGTCCGGTTGTATTCTGATATTTAA
- the LOC101309893 gene encoding serine carboxypeptidase-like 42-like, which yields MGLFWFSVVLIGLVLVGVEGYPAEDLVVKLPGQPQVGFKQYAGYVDVDVKNGRSLFYYFVEAENQADKKPLSLWLNGGPGCSSIGGGAFTELGPFYPTGDGRGLRRNPSSWNRASNLLFVESPAGVGWSYSNTSSDYNSGDASTARDMHTFLLKWYEKFPAYKSRALFLTGESYAGHYIPQLAVAILDHNKHSTGFKFNLKGVAIGNPLLRLDRDVPATYEFFWSHGMISDEIGLTIMNDCDFDDYEFAIPHNVSVACNNAIATANSIVGDYINNYDVILDVCYPSIVEQELRLRKTATKISVGVDVCMTYERRFYFNLPEVQKALHANRTNLPYSWSMCSNVLNYSDTDGNLNMLPLLARIVKNHIPLWVFSGDEDSVVPLLGSRTLIRELAHDLKFKITVPYGAWFHKGQVGGWATEYGNLLTFATVRGAAHMVPYAQPSRALHLFSSFVRNRRLPNTTRPPIDE from the exons ATGGGGCTGTTTTGGTTTAGTGTGGTTTTGATTGGATTGGTGCTTGTTGGGGTTGAGGGGTACCCAGCTGAGGATCTGGTGGTGAAATTGCCTGGTCAGCCACAAGTTGGGTTTAAACAGTATGCTGGGTATGTTGATGTGGATGTGAAGAATGGGAGGAGTTTGTTTTACTATTTTGTTGAAGCAGAGAATCAGGCTGACAAGAAGCCCCTATCTCTTTGGCTCAATGGAG GTCCAGGCTGTTCCTCTATTGGGGGTGGTGCCTTCACAGAGTTGGGTCCGTTTTACCCTACAGGTGATGGTCGAGGACTCCGAAGAAACCCATCATCCTGGAATAGAG CATCTAATCTCCTCTTTGTTGAGTCTCCTGCTGGAGTGGGATGGTCATACTCAAATACAAGTTCCGATTATAATTCTGGGGATGCTTCCACTG CAAGGGATATGCACACATTCTTGTTGAAATGGTATGAGAAGTTTCCAGCTTACAAGTCTAGAGCGCTGTTCCTTACCGGAGAAAGCTATGCAG GGCACTACATACCACAATTGGCTGTTGCTATATTGGATCATAACAAACATTCAACTGGTTTCAAGTTCAATCTCAAGGGGGTTGCT ATTGGGAATCCACTTCTGAGACTTGATCGTGATGTACCGGCAACATATGAATTCTTTTGGTCACATGGAATGATTTCTGATGAAATTGGTCTTACAATCATGAACGATTGCGATTTTGATGATTATGAATTTGCAATCCCTCACAACGTAAGTGTAGCATGCAACAATGCAATAGCTACAGCCAATAGCATAGTTGGGGACTATATAAACAATTACGACGTGATTCTTGATGTTTGTTATCCATCTATAGTGGAGCAAGAACTGAGACTGCGGAAAACG GCTACTAAGATAAGTGTTGGAGTAGATGTGTGTATGACATATGAGCGACGGTTTTATTTCAACCTTCCTGAGGTTCAGAAAGCCCTTCATGCAAATCGTACAAACTTGCCTTATAGCTGGAGTATGTGCAGCAA TGTTCTTAATTACAGTGATACTGATGGTAACCTAAACATGCTTCCCTTGCTGGCAAGGATAGTTAAAAATCATATACCACTTTGGGTTTTCAG TGGAGACGAAGATTCTGTTGTTCCACTATTGGGCTCCCGGACACTCATCCGTGAACTAGCACATGATCTAAAGTTCAAGATAACAGTGCCCTATGGAGCTTGGTTTCACAAAGGCCAG GTTGGAGGGTGGGCAACGGAGTATGGAAATCTGTTGACGTTTGCCACAGTAAGAGGCGCTGCACATATGGTACCCTATGCTCAACCATCAAGAGCATTGCACCTGTTCAGTTCATTTGTTCGTAATCGTAGATTGCCCAACACAACACGTCCTCCCATTGATGAATAA